In the Parasteatoda tepidariorum isolate YZ-2023 chromosome 3, CAS_Ptep_4.0, whole genome shotgun sequence genome, one interval contains:
- the LOC107454339 gene encoding WD repeat-containing protein 82 (The sequence of the model RefSeq protein was modified relative to this genomic sequence to represent the inferred CDS: added 98 bases not found in genome assembly) produces MYPETLKLVTDVVETFKIAKVFSENSDRINSIDFSLDGKTLISSSDDDSIVIYDCEKGVPKRTLHSKKYGADLIRFAHNEDSAVHSSTKIDDTIRYLSLHDNKYIRYFTGHVKKVASLSMSPVDDSLLSASLDKTVRLWDLKSPNCQGLIATTGKPVACFDPEGLSFAIADNLEGIKLYDIRSFDKGPFSTFFTPKDKKDSDWMSIKYSPNGKTLLLCSSGSDIHLLDAYQGTLIQTFSERSNSKGIPLEVSFSPDSQFIFTGSTEGTIYVWNADSGMRTAILQTGRTSPIHCVQFNPKYMLLVSTTSKMAFWLPVYNEL; encoded by the exons ATGTATCCCGAAACGCTGAAACTTGTTACTGATGTAGTAGAGACGTTTAAAATAGCTAAAGTATTTAGTGAAAATTCTGATCGTATAAATAGTATTGATTTTTCTTTGGACggtaaaacattaatttctagCAGTGATGATGATTCAATTGTGATATATGACTGTGAAAAAGGAGT atacaaTCCGATATTTGTCGCTTCATGATAATAAATACATCAGATATTTTACTGGGCATGTTAAGaa ggTTGCATCCTTGTCTATGTCTCCTGTGGATGATTCTCTTCTCTCAGCATCTTTAGATAAAACTGTGAGACTCTGGGATCTTAAATCTCCCAATTGCCAG GGATTAATTGCCACTACAGGAAAACCTGTAGCTTGTTTTGATCCAGAGGGTTTGAGTTTTGCAATTGCCGACAATCTAGAAGGAATCAAATTGTATGATATTAGATCATTTGATAAG ggACCATTTAGCACCTTTTTTACTCCTAAGGATAAAAAGGACTCTGACTGGATGAGTATAAAATATAGCCCTAATGGCAAAACGTTGCTACTCTGTTCCAGTGGATCTGATATTCATCTTTTAGATGCTTACCAAGGAACATTGATACAAACATTTTCt gaaCGATCTAATAGTAAAGGCATTCCACTTGAGGTTTCCTTCTCCCCAGACTCGCAGTTTATCTTTACAg GTTCTACTGAAGGTACAATTTATGTATGGAATGCAGATTCTGGCATGCGAACAGCAATATTGCAGACTGGAAGGACTTCCCCTATACACTGTGTCCAGTTTAATCCAAAATACATGTTGCTCGTTTCTACTACTTCTAAAATG gcATTTTGGCTACCAGTGTACAATGAGTTGTGA
- the LOC107454338 gene encoding UBX domain-containing protein 6: MNPIKKLFNKINTERKFKEAGPGHKLNEVSNRDHPTPSSSSKGRPSQHISSEEARRAGQAALARVEQRQSSQSTVNWSLKATKAQARKEMELENAAKAKAEAKSKKEVVKTDHSILAVSGVYFKCPLLGPEILPRNEMEERIKTFLYEQYEEEKGLTACLIIHTLSRNKEKLGVAIETLSRYLTNILDNPEEEKYRKIRLNNKVFQERIVGIEGAFEFLSAAGFSKQVIDHEEYLVFSRSHESDFENMQMLKEALLSAEPILPCLDRNLRILRPAQVAGEINLPEEFFHLSAEELKREQETKAETVELMTQLRTKAMRERDEIREFHRYKFALIRIRFPDDIFMQGTFYVHEKLQAVKEFVAEYLRDPSKSFQILLPGGLKLTDNSLSLLELKLVPAAVLNLLWENGSGEDNGSYLKPEIVALLSDV, translated from the exons atgaatccaattaaaaaattatttaataaaataaatactgaaaggaaatttaaagaAGCTGGCCCAGGGCATAAACTCAATGAAGTTTCTAATAGAGATCACCCCACGCCTTCTTCCAGCAGTAAAGGTAGACCTAGTCAACACATCTCATCTGAGGAAGCACGCCGTGCCGGACAAGCAGCATTGGCCAGAGTTGAACAAAGGCAGAGCTCTCAAAGTACAGTAAATTG GTCGCTGAAAGCAACCAAAGCACAAGCTAGAAAAGAGATGGAACTTGAAAATGCTGCTAAGGCCAAAGCTGAGGCTAAGTCAAAAAAGGAG GTTGTCAAAACAGACCATTCCATTTTAGCTGTATCTGGGGTATATTTTAAGTGTCCTTTACTTGGTCCAGAAATTTTACCAAGGAATGAAATGGAGGAACGGATAAAGACCTTTTTGTATGAAcaatatgaagaagaaaaaggcCTTACAGCATGTTTAATTATTCACACTTTAagcagaaataaagaaaaa CTTGGTGTTGCTATAGAAACTCTTTCTAGATATCTAACAAATATACTAGACAATCCAGAAGAAGAGAAATATCGGAAAATTCGATTGAATAACAAAGTTTTCCAAGAAAGAATTGTAGGTATTGAAGGAGCTTTTGAATTTCTATCCGCTGCTGGATTTTCCAAACAAGTTATTGACCATGaagaatatttagtattttcaaGGAGTCATGAAAGTGACtttgaaaatatgcaaatgttGAAAGAAGCTCTCTTAAGTGCTGAACCGATTCTTCCTTGCTTAGACCGAAATTTGAGAATATTGCGTCCTGCTCAAGTAGCTGGTGAAATAAATCTTCCAGAAGAGTTTTTTCATCTTTCAGCTGAAGAACTCAAAAGAGAACAAGAAACTAA agcaGAAACTGTAGAACTTATGACTCAACTTCGCACCAAAGCTATGCGAGAAAGAGATGAAATTAGAGAATTCCATAGGTATAAATTTGCCCTGATAAGGATTCGCTTCCCAGATGATATTTTCATGCAG GGTACATTTTATGTTCATGAAAAGTTGCAGGCAGTGAAAGAATTTGTAGCTGAATATCTTAGAGACCCTTCAAAGAGCTTTCAGATTTTGCTCCCAGGAGGATTAAAGCTTACAGACAACAGTCTTTCGTTATTAGAATTAAAGCTAGTGCCTGCAGCCGTTTTGAATTTGTTGTGGGAGAATGGTTCCGGTGAAGATAATGGAAGTTATTTAAAACCTGAAATTGTCGCTCTTCTTAGTGATGTGTAA